One Paenibacillus sp. SYP-B4298 genomic window, GTAATGACCGCTTCAATGCCCGGATAGGAGGCAATCACGCTGCCGCCGCCATCCACGCCGGATGCCAGCATATGGGAAGAAGCCTGTACGCGATCAGGCTCGCCCAGCAGCACGATCATCGGATATAGGCAGTAGACGCCCAGATCCATCAGCGAGCCGTTCGACAATTCGGGCTTAAAGGCATTGAGCACCGTGCCCTGCTTGTAAGCATCATAGCGAGACGAGTACTGGCAGAAGCTGGCGGTATAGCGCCGGATCGGGCCGATCTTGTGCAGGTTGCGCTGCACAGCCAGAAAATTCGGCAGCAATGTTGGCTTCATCGCCTCCATCAGCACCGCACCGCTCGCCTCAGCAGCCGCGATCATCGCCCGTACCTCCCGTTCATTTGAAGCCAGCGGCTTCTCGCACAGCACATGCTTGCCATGCTGCAGCAGGGTGATGGCCTGCTCCGCATGCATGGAATTGGGGCTGGCAATATAGACAGCATCCAGCTTATCGCTGGTGGCCAGCTCAAGCAGATCCGTATAGATATGCTCGGCTCCATAACGGGCGGCAAATTCCGCCCCCTTCTCCGTTGTTCGCGAATAGACGGCCGTCAGCTTGAAAGCATCCAGGTGCTGAGCCGCCTTGAGGAACGATTCTGTAATCCAGTTCGTGCCGATAACTCCAAATCGCAGCATGCTTGATGTTGCTCCTTTCGGGTTTAGCTATGAATGATTCTACCGCAAGCCTCCAAGAGTGGCAACCGCAGCTTAAGAGCTTAGCCCCAGACCGAGGTCGCGAACTGATAGCCGAAATAGAGGCTGAACCCAAGCAGCAGACAGCCGGCGACGATGGAGAACCAGCGCAGAAAGGTTTCGCTGACAAAACGTCGGGTATAGTGCACAAAGCCCATTAAGGCGACATCATGCAATAGTATGCCCGCCAGAATACCTGCTGCCGAGGCGATGAAGGTTGCCGAGGTAGAGGAGGCATCGAAGGAAGCGGCGAGTACGGTGCCGAAGACGCCGATCCAGAAGACGATATTAGAAGGCGATACGGCAACGAGCAGCCCGGACAGATAGGATTTGCGCAGCGACTTGCCTTCCGCTTCGCCCTCAATGACTCTTGTCTTGCGGCTTTCCTTGAACGAATCGATGCTCAAATAGAGCAGAAACAGACAGCCTGCCAGCCACATGATGTGCTGTACGATAGGCATATTCAGGTAGGTTGAGAAGCCGAGATAGATCAGAATGATCATTCCCAGATCAAAGGTCATGCCCCCTAGCCCAACCATCCATCCATACATAAAGCCATTGCGCAGTCCCTGCTTCATCATCTGGATGGTGACCGTCCCGACAGGAATGGAGATGGATAGTCCTAACAGTGCGCTCGTAAAAAAAGTGTTCAATTGACAGTCTCCCTTGCAATTCAATATAGACAGCGATCCCTGCTGGCGAGATGCGCTTGCGGCGGCCGTTTGCCGTTGTTGCGAGGCGCATCGTTGAAAACAGAAAAGCCGTAATTTCTATCGAAACATATTTCGAGGATTTTAGCAATATATTCTCACAATGCAACCATGGCAGAGTCATGTCCATTAGACAGCAATATCAAAATGGGATTACAAACAAAGGAAATTCATCCTATAATGTAGGGAGACATCCAGATCAACGTTATGTATCGGTATTTTAAGCAGCGGTGGAGATCGGTGAAGTGGATAGGTCGCACTACAGGCGAGGGCTGTGCAGAAAAATGGGGGAATGAAGATGCAGGTTATCGATGCGAAGCTTGCCGAGCGGGTAGAGCAATCGGAGATGAGGTACATGGTGGATCGGATGCGGGCGATGCAGGAGCGGCCTGGCAATCCGATGGGAGTCGAGATTGCCGGGTTCGGCAATGCGGTGGCGCTGTATGCCCGTGAGATGCCTTGGCCGCAATTCAACACCGTCAAGGGATTAAGCGAGGCGGAGGCAGAGCGGGTTGACGAGGTAATCGCTTGGTATGGTAACCGTGCTCCGCAGTGGGAGATTATCCCTTCGAGAGGAGGGCAGGCGTTGCAGCAGCGGCTGGCGCAGCGAGGCTACTATCAATCAGGCTTTCATAGCTCATGGTTCATGCCGCTGGTGCTGGAGAGCAGGCAGAGCGATCCCGCTGCCGAGACAGGACGCGAGACTTCAAGCGGCGAATGGAGGCTGGCCGAGCTGAGCGCGGCAGACGGGCTGGAGCAATACGCTCGCGTCCATTGCCTTGCTACGGGGCTGCCGCTCTCCGGTGCGGAGGCGGTTGCCGCCAATAACGAGGTGCTGCTGGGGAGAGCCGGCTGGAGCTTTTATCTAGCCGAGGCTGAGGATGGCGAGCCAGCAGGCGCAGCGGTCATGCATTGTGCTGACGGTGTGGCCTCGCTGACCTTTGCGGCTGTGCTGCCGCAGTACCGGGGGCGCGGTCTTCATCAGGCGCTGATTCTGCGTCGTCTGGAGCAGGCACGCGCCAGCGGCTGCACGCTTGCGGTATCCCAGGCAGCTTACGCTTCAGCGAGCGCTCGCAATATGGAGCGCTGCGGTCTGCGGCTAGCCTATACGCGCGCGACGTGGAGCGCGCTGCCATAGCGCCAGACAGCCGTGATTGAAGGACAAGCCGGCAGGTGCAGGCGAACCAGCACGAAGAACCACGGAGGCTGCTGGTACATAGATTAAGCGTAAGACCGTTCTACGGAGCTCGTGTTCCCGGAGCGGTCTTCGGTGTTGCCTGCGATGTGAGGAACGTTTGGCCGACCTGGAGTAGAGGGTCGCGAATGGTTGGGCAGGCAAGCTGGCGAAGATCAGGCTTGAATATCTGCTGGAAGATAGAGGACAATAGAGGAACGGGAGGGACATGCTTATGACGTTAAAATCACTTCAGGCCATCTACGCTTATCGGGGCGGCAACCAGGATATGCCGCGGGAGCAACTGTGGCTTCATTATCTCGCCTCTGCGGAGGAGCGGATTGTCAATTACGAGCGGATCAGCTCATTGCAGGAGCTGGCGGATGCCAATCCGGTGCTGGACTATGTGCAGCGGAGTCTGGAGCTGCTGCAGCCGCTAAGATTGTCCTTTTGGATGAAGGATATATTGGAGGAGGTGCTGATCTGGTCGGAGACCGCCAAGGGCGGATCTGTGAAGGAGCGTATCGGCCTGCAGGAGCAGGGCATTAATTGCTTTGTACATAATATCGGCTCTGCCCAGATCTATCTGCGCCATGCCGGGCAGCCGGGAAGCGAGCGGACTCGCGTCATCCATACACTGATTCGGACGCATGGCCTGATCGGCCAGCAATTGCGCGGAGAGGTGCCAGCCGAGGACAATCTGCCGCTGTCCGCGCTGGTGAAGGAGCGCCTGCTTGCTCCCGAGGAGCTGTATCACTTGCTGACGGCTCTAAACTATTGTATCATCGGTGCCGTCTCTGAGGAGCTATGGGTAGCGGTTAAGGCGGATGCGAAACGGCTGATTGAGGAGCTGGCTTATGAGCAGCAGGCGCGCAAGATGTCCTGGTCTGAGCGGCTGCGCTTGCTGCGGGCGGCGCCGATTGCTGCGGGAGAGGATTATGAGGGTCAGCTTGCAGCCGCGGCGAAGCAGACCGATCTGCACGGGCTATTGTCCGGCATGGAGGACAAAACCTTCTGGTATGTGGAGTCGGCACTGGGGAGCTTCTCGCTGGAGCAGTTTCTCAAGGTGATGGCTCTGGCCCTGCACGGGCCGGGCAGTGGAGAGGTGCGCCATATCAGCTTCGAGCCGCTCATGAACACGATGTATTATGATTACAAAGGTGTGAAGAAGATTAATGTGTACAAGCAGCGGATGATGGAGCATTACCTGAAGCAACTGACATGGGAGCAACTGTCCCAAGGTGATGTGTCGCATGGCGGCGTCCATCTGCAGGCGCAGCTTGAGCGGAAGGACGCGCTGCCGGACACGATCTTTTTCAATCTGGCCTTCTCTGCGGCTGCTGAGAAGCTGATTGAATTTTGCATTGAGGCAGAGAAGTCGCCGCTCTATGAGAAGGCGGTGCTGCTGTTATTTGATCTGTTCGGGCTGCGGCGAGATGCCTATGACCGCTTCCATAATGAGGAGACGTACCTGGCGACGATGAATGGCACCGTAGATTACAAGCGGGTGCTGCTTGACTATATTGTTGGACGCAAGGTGCTTGACATCGGGCCGGGCGGAGGCGTGCTGCTTGATCTGATGGAGCGTGAGCTGCCTGATGTGGAGCCGATCGGCATCGACATCTCGCACAATGTAATCGAAGCGCTAGACAGGAAGCGGCAGCTTGAAGGACATCGCTGGACTGTGCTGCAGGGCGATGCTATGCGCCTCAAGGAATATATCGAGCCGGGCAGTGTCGGCACAGTTATCTTTTCCTCCATCATTCATGAGCTGTATTCCTACATTCCTTATGAGGGACGTCGCTTCAATCGCGATACCATCTCAGCGGCGCTCGTCAGCGCATTCGAGGTGCTGGAGCCGGGCGGCCGGCTTATTATTCGCGATGGCATCATGACCGAGCCAGTGTCACAGCTAAGACGCATCCGGTTCTTGGATAGCGAGGGGATGGACTGGCTGGAGCGCTATGCGGAGGATTTCGAGGGGCGCGAAATAACGTTCGAGCGGCTGGCGGAAGATGAGGTGCTCATGCCAGTTAATGATGCGATGGAATTTCTCTACACGTATACATGGGGCGAGGAGTCGTATGTGCATGAGGTGCAAGAGCAGTTCGGCTATTTCACGCCATCTGAATATCGGGAATGCATCGACGGTCTGTTTGGCGAGGAAGGGCGTATCATGGAGCTGCGACATTATTTGCAGGAGGGGTATACTGAGGCGCTGGCAGCCAAGGTGCAGATCATGGACGAACAGGGAGAGTCCGTATCGCTGCCGGATAGCACCTGCTTGATTGTCGTCGAGAAAGTGAAACCGAGGTCTTGACAAAAATAATTAATATAGTCATAATGATAATATCGAATTGATAATATGTAATGACTCGATGAAATACCAGTTCAATCAGGCAAGCAGGTGAGAAGGTGACAGATATAACCGAGAATGAGACCAATTACAATGCACGCAAGTATCGTACCCCTGATGGCGCACCGGCTGACATCGTCATCTTCACGATCGTCTCCAGGGAGCGCAGCGGGAGCAAGAAGTCATTGCCGCTGCGGGAGCTGCAGGTGATGCTTATTGAGCGCAAGAGCTGGCCCTTTGCCGGGCAATGGGCGCTGCCGGGAGGATTCTGCGGCGAACAGGAGTCGTTGCCAGAGTGTGCCCGGAGGGAGCTGGAGGAGGAGACCGGCGTGCGCGATGTCCACATGGAGTATTGCAACGTATACAGCGAGCCGGGGCGTGATCCCCGGGGCTGGATCATCTCGCATGCGTTCGTGGCGCTCGTGAAGGAGAGGGAGTTGCACAGCAGGCGGGCGGCGGATGATGCGGCGGATGTCCGGCTGTTTCCGGTCAGTGAGGCGCTCGGGATGGAGCTGGCGTTTGACCATCGGCAGGTGCTTGAAGATGCGCTTGCCCATATTCGCCGCAAGATGCTGACCACCACAATCGCCAAGGAGTTCTTGCCGGAGGAGTTCACGATCAGCGAGCTGTATCAAGTCATCCAGACGGTCGTGCCCGCATTCGAGGATCGCAATTTCCTGCGTAAAATCACGTCGACACAGAGCCGCAAGGGCATCATTGAGGAGGTCGTGGATGCTTCCGGCAATCGCAAAATGTCCAACCGCTATTCGCAGCGTGCTGCGCAGCTATACCGCTTTACCGGGCATGAGCCTCAGCTATCGTTATACAGCTAGGCTTCTCCTTTTATCATTTCATATTGTCGGTTTAATACTATTATGTCAATTCTATTTTGGAGAATGCGAGCCATTAGGCGCCGTCTTGTAGGGAGCTCAATGTCACTCGCGCCAACGACAAGGAGGATGCAAGCGATGAAAGCATTGATTGTGATTGACTATACCGTGGATTTTGTGACAGGCAAGCTGCCGTGCGGGGAGCCGGCAATCGAGATCGAGGAGCGGATTGCTGCACTGGCCGAGCAATTTGCACAGGCGGGAGATTATGTGGTGATGGCTGTCGATCTGCATGATGAGGGAGATCGCTACCACCCGGAGCATCGCTTGTTTCCACCACATAATATTCGTGGCACGCAGGGACGGGAGCTATATGGCAAGCTGAATACCGTCTATCAGTCGCATAAGGAGAGCATGGTTTGGATGGACAAAACCAGGTATAGTGCCTTCTGCGGGACGGAGCTAGCGCTGCAACTGCGTGCGCGAGGCATCACGGAGCTGCATCTTGTCGGTGTGTGCACCGATATTTGTGTGCTGCATACGGCGGTGGATGCGTACAATCAGGGCTTTGACATTACCGTGCATGCAGACGCTACGGCGAGTTTCAATCCTGCAGGACATGAATGGGCGCTGGAGCATTTCGAACACACATTGGGCGCGCGGGTGGAGGGCAAGCGCCAGCCTGAATGAAGGGGCATGCCCCAGTGACACAGTAAACGTTGGGATGTGCTGGCGCGATGGAAGCGGGCAGCAGCCGGCCTGTTCAACGGCTGGCGGTCATAATCGCGCCGCGGGTATACTGCGATGAGAGACTTGGAGGAACAGAACATGCTTAATAGCAATCTGACACTGCATACTGATAAATATCAACTGAACATGATGTACGCCCATTGGGTACATGGCACCCATAATGATAAGGCCGTCTTTGAGGTGTATTTCCGCAAGCTGCCCTTCGGCAATGGCTACGCAGTCTTCGCCGGATTGGAGCGGATTGTGCACTACATTCAAAATCTGCATTTTGGCGAGGAAGAGCTGAACTACCTGCGCGCGCAGGAGGAGGGCTATCCTGAGGCCTTTCTGGAGGAGCTTC contains:
- a CDS encoding Gfo/Idh/MocA family protein; translation: MLRFGVIGTNWITESFLKAAQHLDAFKLTAVYSRTTEKGAEFAARYGAEHIYTDLLELATSDKLDAVYIASPNSMHAEQAITLLQHGKHVLCEKPLASNEREVRAMIAAAEASGAVLMEAMKPTLLPNFLAVQRNLHKIGPIRRYTASFCQYSSRYDAYKQGTVLNAFKPELSNGSLMDLGVYCLYPMIVLLGEPDRVQASSHMLASGVDGGGSVIASYPGIEAVITHSKISASSLPSEIQGELGSIIIDKISSMERVRIAYRDGTMEELSEVQREDSMFYEAEEFIRLIERGERQSRNNSHQHSLLTMKWMDEIRRQIGLVYPADQR
- a CDS encoding LysE family translocator encodes the protein MNTFFTSALLGLSISIPVGTVTIQMMKQGLRNGFMYGWMVGLGGMTFDLGMIILIYLGFSTYLNMPIVQHIMWLAGCLFLLYLSIDSFKESRKTRVIEGEAEGKSLRKSYLSGLLVAVSPSNIVFWIGVFGTVLAASFDASSTSATFIASAAGILAGILLHDVALMGFVHYTRRFVSETFLRWFSIVAGCLLLGFSLYFGYQFATSVWG
- a CDS encoding GNAT family N-acetyltransferase codes for the protein MQVIDAKLAERVEQSEMRYMVDRMRAMQERPGNPMGVEIAGFGNAVALYAREMPWPQFNTVKGLSEAEAERVDEVIAWYGNRAPQWEIIPSRGGQALQQRLAQRGYYQSGFHSSWFMPLVLESRQSDPAAETGRETSSGEWRLAELSAADGLEQYARVHCLATGLPLSGAEAVAANNEVLLGRAGWSFYLAEAEDGEPAGAAVMHCADGVASLTFAAVLPQYRGRGLHQALILRRLEQARASGCTLAVSQAAYASASARNMERCGLRLAYTRATWSALP
- a CDS encoding class I SAM-dependent methyltransferase, which produces MTLKSLQAIYAYRGGNQDMPREQLWLHYLASAEERIVNYERISSLQELADANPVLDYVQRSLELLQPLRLSFWMKDILEEVLIWSETAKGGSVKERIGLQEQGINCFVHNIGSAQIYLRHAGQPGSERTRVIHTLIRTHGLIGQQLRGEVPAEDNLPLSALVKERLLAPEELYHLLTALNYCIIGAVSEELWVAVKADAKRLIEELAYEQQARKMSWSERLRLLRAAPIAAGEDYEGQLAAAAKQTDLHGLLSGMEDKTFWYVESALGSFSLEQFLKVMALALHGPGSGEVRHISFEPLMNTMYYDYKGVKKINVYKQRMMEHYLKQLTWEQLSQGDVSHGGVHLQAQLERKDALPDTIFFNLAFSAAAEKLIEFCIEAEKSPLYEKAVLLLFDLFGLRRDAYDRFHNEETYLATMNGTVDYKRVLLDYIVGRKVLDIGPGGGVLLDLMERELPDVEPIGIDISHNVIEALDRKRQLEGHRWTVLQGDAMRLKEYIEPGSVGTVIFSSIIHELYSYIPYEGRRFNRDTISAALVSAFEVLEPGGRLIIRDGIMTEPVSQLRRIRFLDSEGMDWLERYAEDFEGREITFERLAEDEVLMPVNDAMEFLYTYTWGEESYVHEVQEQFGYFTPSEYRECIDGLFGEEGRIMELRHYLQEGYTEALAAKVQIMDEQGESVSLPDSTCLIVVEKVKPRS
- a CDS encoding NUDIX hydrolase; amino-acid sequence: MTENETNYNARKYRTPDGAPADIVIFTIVSRERSGSKKSLPLRELQVMLIERKSWPFAGQWALPGGFCGEQESLPECARRELEEETGVRDVHMEYCNVYSEPGRDPRGWIISHAFVALVKERELHSRRAADDAADVRLFPVSEALGMELAFDHRQVLEDALAHIRRKMLTTTIAKEFLPEEFTISELYQVIQTVVPAFEDRNFLRKITSTQSRKGIIEEVVDASGNRKMSNRYSQRAAQLYRFTGHEPQLSLYS
- a CDS encoding cysteine hydrolase family protein; the encoded protein is MKALIVIDYTVDFVTGKLPCGEPAIEIEERIAALAEQFAQAGDYVVMAVDLHDEGDRYHPEHRLFPPHNIRGTQGRELYGKLNTVYQSHKESMVWMDKTRYSAFCGTELALQLRARGITELHLVGVCTDICVLHTAVDAYNQGFDITVHADATASFNPAGHEWALEHFEHTLGARVEGKRQPE